DNA from Aliarcobacter skirrowii CCUG 10374:
TGAAAATCCAATTACAACAATAATAGTTGTGTGATACATTGGATATCCAACACTATTTAAAGATTTTTCAACTGCAAGGCTATAATCTTTATGGCTCTTTTTATACTCAAAATCAAATCTATGTATAAAATGAATAGTATCATCAACAGCAATTCCTAAAGCAATTGCTGCAATTGTAATTGTCATAATATCAAGTGGAATCTCAAGCCACCCCATAATTCCAAAAACCAAAGATATAGGAATAATATTTGTACCTAAAGCTATAACTACCATTTTAATATTTCTAAATAGAATAAAAAACATAATTGCCAAGATAAAAATAGATGTAGTAGCAGTTGCTATTTGAGATTCAAACAGAGATTGAAGCATATTATTATATAAAACCATAAGATTTGTAAGCCTAAAAGTTGTCTCTTTGTTTGTAATAATCTCTTCTAAATCACTATTTATCTTTTTAATTAGCTCATCTCTTCTTAAATTAGGATTTGAGTCAATTATTCTCATAGTAACTCTAGCTTCAGAAGCTTCAATATTTACAAATGGACTCAAAATAAGTTTTTTGTACTCATCTGGAAGTTGGTTATAGATTACAGCAAGAGTTATTCCATCTAAATCTTGATTATTATTTAAAAGTTTTCCAATTTTTAAAAGTGTTGCCAATGATTGAACTTTTCCAACTTCAGGAATTGACTCTAAATAGTCATGAACTTTTGTAATAGTTTCCATTTTTGATTGAGTAAACCAATATTGTGCATCATTTTTTGAAGATTCAAACTCTGCTTCAAAATCATCAAAACTATCTTCAACTTTAGAGTTTAAATCTTCACTTTTAAATTTAATTATGACATCAAGTGGAGTTGTACCACCAAGATTCTCATCAATTACCTTCATACCTTTATAGATTTCACTATTTTCTTTAAAATAGTTTATAAAACTATTCTCTACAAATATTTTGCTAGAACCAATAAAAGAGAATAAAATTGTAAAAAATGCAACAAAAACTATCTTTTTACCATGATTTAAAACTATATTTGGAAGTTTTGGTATAAAAGAGATTAGTTTTTTATCTTTTAAAACTTCCTCTTTTTTTCCAATAAGTAGCACAAATATTGGAAAATATATAAATGTTAAAACCAAAGATACCAAAATCCCAACACTCATCATAAGACCCAAGTTTATAACTGGCTCAATATTTGATAACACCAAAGATGAAAATCCAACAACTGTTGTAATAATTGCAAAAAAAGATGGGATTAGTTTTGATAAAACTGTATTTATTGTAAGTTTATATTGATTTGCATTTTTATATTTAAAGTACAACTCCTTGTATCTTTCAACTAAATGAACGACCAAAGACATTGTAATAATTAGTTGAAGTGCTACAAAGTTTGATGATATAACTGTAACTTCCCAAGAAAAAAGACCTAAAATTCCAGCTGTACTTAATATAGAGATAAAACAGATAAATAAAATTATAAAAACCCATCTAAAACTTCTAAATATGTACCATAAAACAAAAATAAAGATGATAATTAAGCTTAAACCATAGATTAGTAAATCACTTTTTATAAAGCCAATAGCATCACTTGCTATCATATTTACTCCACCTAAAAACACAGTTGCATCATTTTCATACTTCTTAAGTATTTGTCTAATCTCTTCTATATCTTCACTATTCTTATTTTTTACAAACTCTCTATAAGCTTTAAACTCTTCATTTAAAAGCTCTTCCTCTTTTAACTCAACACTATTTAAAGCTCTTGTCTCTTTTATTTTTAAAAATTGCTCTTTTTTATTTAAAAACTCTTGATATTTTTCATCATCTTTTAGATTTAAAAGTAGGGCAGTAGTTTTAAAATCAGAACTTACAAGAGCATTTTTATAAAGTTCAGAGTTCAAAAACTCATTTTTAACAAGCTCTTTATCAAACTCTTTTGTGCTTAAGCTATCAACTCCAGCAACTAAATCAGATATTGGACGAATTGGAGATTGTAAAAGAGGAACTGTAAGAATAGAATCAACACTTTTTATACTATCTTGTTTTTCTAAATCTTTTGATATGTTTTTTATAAGCTCTAAGGTTCTATTATCTAGTAGATTTTCTTTAGGTGCTAATGTTACTACCAAGAAGTTTGAACTACCATATTTTTTATAACTTTGTCTAAAAAATCTTAAATCTTCATCATCTTCTAAAAGCAAAGTTTCAGCACTAGCATCTATTTGAATATCTTTTGCATGATATGATAAAAACCCTACAAATAAAGATGCTATTATCAAAAAAATAGATGGATATCTAAATATTAATAAATCGTAGAGTTTTTTAAACATTTTGTCTTATTTTTGTTCTTTAAGCATTGCTAATATTTGTGGGAAATCTTTCTCTTTGAATAGTTCAGCAAACTGTTGTCTATATGTTTGAATGATACTTACTCCAACCAAATCAATATCATAAATCAACCAATCACCATTTTTTTCATAAAAATTGTAATTTATAGTGTAGTTTCCATCAGATCCTATAAGCTCAGTTTTTAGTTGAAGTCTTGTTTTAAAATATGGCTCAAGAGCTATTATTTTTACTTTTTGATTTGTATAAAGTTCAAGTTTATTTGTGTAAGATCTTTTTAAAGTGTATTCAAAAGTTTTTACAAATT
Protein-coding regions in this window:
- a CDS encoding efflux RND transporter permease subunit translates to MFKKLYDLLIFRYPSIFLIIASLFVGFLSYHAKDIQIDASAETLLLEDDEDLRFFRQSYKKYGSSNFLVVTLAPKENLLDNRTLELIKNISKDLEKQDSIKSVDSILTVPLLQSPIRPISDLVAGVDSLSTKEFDKELVKNEFLNSELYKNALVSSDFKTTALLLNLKDDEKYQEFLNKKEQFLKIKETRALNSVELKEEELLNEEFKAYREFVKNKNSEDIEEIRQILKKYENDATVFLGGVNMIASDAIGFIKSDLLIYGLSLIIIFIFVLWYIFRSFRWVFIILFICFISILSTAGILGLFSWEVTVISSNFVALQLIITMSLVVHLVERYKELYFKYKNANQYKLTINTVLSKLIPSFFAIITTVVGFSSLVLSNIEPVINLGLMMSVGILVSLVLTFIYFPIFVLLIGKKEEVLKDKKLISFIPKLPNIVLNHGKKIVFVAFFTILFSFIGSSKIFVENSFINYFKENSEIYKGMKVIDENLGGTTPLDVIIKFKSEDLNSKVEDSFDDFEAEFESSKNDAQYWFTQSKMETITKVHDYLESIPEVGKVQSLATLLKIGKLLNNNQDLDGITLAVIYNQLPDEYKKLILSPFVNIEASEARVTMRIIDSNPNLRRDELIKKINSDLEEIITNKETTFRLTNLMVLYNNMLQSLFESQIATATTSIFILAIMFFILFRNIKMVVIALGTNIIPISLVFGIMGWLEIPLDIMTITIAAIALGIAVDDTIHFIHRFDFEYKKSHKDYSLAVEKSLNSVGYPMYHTTIIVVIGFSIFMLSNLVPTIYFGILTAIVMITVLAANLILLPRLLILLKPYKKEKNI
- a CDS encoding ABC transporter substrate-binding protein, which translates into the protein MLLKANFLKFLLLMILFVSNLKAIQKEQIVDVMTQKIDSVISILKDTNIDLEQKKVDIINVVNNVFDFELMARISLGKEIWDKLSNEEQIEFVKTFEYTLKRSYTNKLELYTNQKVKIIALEPYFKTRLQLKTELIGSDGNYTINYNFYEKNGDWLIYDIDLVGVSIIQTYRQQFAELFKEKDFPQILAMLKEQK